From one Vanessa tameamea isolate UH-Manoa-2023 chromosome 9, ilVanTame1 primary haplotype, whole genome shotgun sequence genomic stretch:
- the LOC113398905 gene encoding uncharacterized protein LOC113398905 isoform X1 encodes MHAVGLHSALAIRRERKRRAEQQRARERRYSVQSTESGVTSPHCSTGSLERRRYKTSRATENEVVSSVGMLHLGVVFLVLGMFLVASGWLPDDVTSWSSIGSVSWFNELVWSGLFALGVGVFLIILHKYLTKSEEDALEDYVQRQLTRSRSGHRLERDAETGGMRTKGARRARATEVLPETVTETYNEPSPDRAHGFVNALAINGEAMRETPLEQIVEEEVSVTSETERRLGKFNKDTYSTPSVAPSLSPGSPSDTRELLSDGRYMIMSRM; translated from the coding sequence ATGCACGCGGTGGGCCTGCACTCCGCGCTCGCCATCCGTCGGGAGCGCAAGCGTCGCGCCGAGCAACAACGAGCACGGGAGCGTCGCTACTCCGTCCAATCGACTGAGTCAGGAGTCACCTCGCCCCATTGCTCGACTGGCAGCCTTGAACGACGAAGGTACAAGACATCACGAGCCACCGAAAATGAAGTCGTCTCCTCAGTCGGCATGCTCCATCTTGGAGTCGTATTCCTTGTCCTTGGCATGTTCTTAGTCGCTTCTGGGTGGCTTCCCGATGATGTTACATCTTGGAGCAGTATCGGATCTGTCAGCTGGTTTAACGAACTCGTGTGGTCTGGTTTATTTGCCCTAGGGGTTGGAGTTTTCTTAATTATACtccataaatatttaacgaagAGCGAGGAAGACGCTTTGGAGGATTATGTTCAGCGACAGCTTACGCGTTCTCGCTCTGGGCATAGACTAGAGAGAGATGCAGAAACCGGTGGTATGAGAACAAAGGGTGCAAGACGAGCTCGCGCCACCGAAGTCCTACCGGAAACAGTAACCGAAACATATAATGAGCCTTCGCCCGATAGAGCTCACGGGTTCGTTAATGCGCTCGCCATAAATGGCGAAGCAATGAGAGAAACACCTTTGGAGCAAATTGTAGAAGAAGAAGTTTCCGTTACTTCGGAAACAGAGAGGAGACTGGGAAAATTCAATAAAGATACTTACTCTACACCCTCGGTAGCTCCAAGTCTAAGTCCGGGATCACCATCTGACACAAGGGAGCTGTTATCAGACGGACGCTATATGATCATGTCAAGAATGTGA